A stretch of DNA from Candidatus Acetothermia bacterium:
GGGGCAAAACTCCGGGCCACCGTGCCCCGCTACGTGCGGTGCAGCCGGTGCGCGGGCACCGGCCTTGCCCCGGGCACGTCCCTCCACGCCTGCCCCACGTGCCAGGGCCGGGGACGCATCGAGTACCGGCAGGTCACGATGTTCGGGGCGTTCGTCAACGTGCGGGCGTGCCCGGAATGCGGGGGGATCGGGGAGCTTCCGGAGTCGCCGTGCGCCGCGTGCCGCGGCACCGGGCGGGTGAGGGAGCGCTCGGAGATCACGATCGAGGTCCCGCCGGGGGTGGAGGATGGGGCGAGGCTCCGCCTCCCCGCTCAAGGGAACGCCGGGATCGCCGGTGGCCCGGCTGGGGATCTGTACGTGACCGTGGAGATCCAGCCCCATCCCGTGTTCCGTCGCCAGGGGCAGGACCTGGTGGTCGAGGTCCCGGTCCATTACGGGCAGCTCGTGTTGGGGGGGAAGGTGAAGGTGCCCACCCTGGAGGGGGAGGAGGAGCTGGCGATCCCGGCGGGAACTGCGCCGGACGCGGTCCTCACCGTGTCCGGCCGGGGGCTCCCCCACGGCCGCCGTCGGGGGGACCTCCTCGTGCACCTCAAGGTGGTGATCCCGAAAGGCCTTTCGGCGAGGCAACGTAAACTCCTGCGGGAATTCACCGAGGGACTTCCCCCTCCGAAAAAGCTTGGCTAGGAGCGAAAAAACTCTTCTGCCTCTGCTGGTGTCAGGCCAGCACCCTAGGCCCAAGCGAACCCGTGACGGGTACCCTGCCCTCGGGTTGACACCTATCCTCAGCTTTGCTATGCTATCACGTAACAACGTAGTTACGTGGAAATGGGAGCGATGGAGGAGCTTGCCGAACTGGAGCTGGCCCTGCGGGAGGTTGCCGATCGTCTGGCCCGCCTCAGGACAAAGGGGGAAAGCCCCATGCCCCTCCTTTCCGTCACCGCCGCCGCGGGCGTTGAGCCCCTCCTTTTCCAAATCCTCCAGGCCTTGGCCGGGGAGCTCAAGGAAGAAGGGGCGCGGGTCCTTGTCACCGGGGTCCACCGTGCTCCCCGAGGCCGGGTGAGCACTTGGTACGAGCTCTTCTCCAAGGAGGATGCCGAAAAGGTCCTTACGCCCGAACTCGTCCGTGCCTTGGAGGCGCTGGCGAGCCTGGAGCGCCTGCGGTTGATGCTCGCCTTGGTCTCGGGCCCTGCGGGATCGGCCGAGGTCATGGCCCAGTCCGGGCTCACCCAAGGCCAGTTCTACCATCACCTCCGCATCTTGGAGGGGAGCGGCATGGTCCGAAGGAAAACGCGCGATGGATATGAGGCCACGCTCCATGGGGCATCCTCCCTGTTCACCCTCCTTGCCGCCGCGAG
This window harbors:
- a CDS encoding ArsR family transcriptional regulator, with product MEELAELELALREVADRLARLRTKGESPMPLLSVTAAAGVEPLLFQILQALAGELKEEGARVLVTGVHRAPRGRVSTWYELFSKEDAEKVLTPELVRALEALASLERLRLMLALVSGPAGSAEVMAQSGLTQGQFYHHLRILEGSGMVRRKTRDGYEATLHGASSLFTLLAAA
- the dnaJ gene encoding molecular chaperone DnaJ, with the protein product MPEDYYEILGVGRDASPDAIKRAFRRLAKRYHPDAYQGDKKEAERRFRKIAEAYEVLSDPEKRAQYDRFGHAGPEQGFDFGPGDFRRARQAFEEFFGPSAFEDIFNLFFGEGRAARARTSRAQRGEDLDYRVRLTLEDTAFGAKLRATVPRYVRCSRCAGTGLAPGTSLHACPTCQGRGRIEYRQVTMFGAFVNVRACPECGGIGELPESPCAACRGTGRVRERSEITIEVPPGVEDGARLRLPAQGNAGIAGGPAGDLYVTVEIQPHPVFRRQGQDLVVEVPVHYGQLVLGGKVKVPTLEGEEELAIPAGTAPDAVLTVSGRGLPHGRRRGDLLVHLKVVIPKGLSARQRKLLREFTEGLPPPKKLG